ACCGGCACAGAATATGCGGCACGTTTTAATTGATTAACCAATCCATAAATTTCAGTTCCTGGAAAATTACTTGTTACTTTATAAATGTCAATCACTAATCCGTGTGTCTTTTGCCAAACCTTTAATTCACGCCAGTGAGTCCCCACAATAATCCCCTAATCCTTTAATCCCTAATCCTTAATTATAGTATTTCGTCAAAATATTTTATGGTTTTTTTCAGGCCTTCATCCAGTTTTACCACAGGCTGCCATTTTAGTTTTTTCTTTGCAAGGCTGATGTCCGGTTTGCGCTGCATGGGATCATCCTGCGGCAGGGGCTTAAAAACAATTTTTGATTTTGAACCTGTAATTTTTATGATTTTTTGGGCCAGTTCAAGAATAGTAAATTCATCGGGATTCCCCAGGTTTACCGGTCCTGTAAAATCATCAGGCCCGCTCATCATGCGGATCATGCCTTCTATCAGATCATCCACATAACAGAAGGAACGGGTCTGGGTTCCATCGCCAAACACCGTGATATCCCTGTTTTTCAATGCCTGAACAATAAAATTGGAAACAACACGGCCGTCATTCGGGTGCATACGCGGGCCGTATGTGTTGAATATTCTGACGACTTTTATTTTCAGACTGTGCTGGCGATAATAGTCAAAAAAAAGTGTTTCAGCGCACCTTTTTCCTTCATCATAACAGGATCTCGGACCGATAGGGTTTACCCTGCCCCAATAGGTTTCCGGCTGGGGGTGGACATCCGGGTCTCCGTAGACCTCGCT
This DNA window, taken from Anaerolineae bacterium, encodes the following:
- a CDS encoding UDP-glucuronic acid decarboxylase family protein — its product is MKYHQDNRVLITGGAGFLGSHLCERLVAEGFEVLCVDNCFTGTRQNIFHLLNKPNFEFIRHDITFPLYIEADEIYNLACPASPVHYQFDPVQTTKTSVHGAINMLGLAKRIKAKILQASTSEVYGDPDVHPQPETYWGRVNPIGPRSCYDEGKRCAETLFFDYYRQHSLKIKVVRIFNTYGPRMHPNDGRVVSNFIVQALKNRDITVFGDGTQTRSFCYVDDLIEGMIRMMSGPDDFTGPVNLGNPDEFTILELAQKIIKITGSKSKIVFKPLPQDDPMQRKPDISLAKKKLKWQPVVKLDEGLKKTIKYFDEIL